In Halorussus limi, a genomic segment contains:
- a CDS encoding helix-turn-helix transcriptional regulator: MESALEEIEFLALSPNRVEVLELLAADRRTRGDLAAATGASQATLGRILSDFEDRSWVRREGGEYAATATGRLVAEGFTDLLAVLQTESELREIVEYLPTDAMEFDLGRLADATVTRPSQTRPNAPVQRVLDLLHETEECRVFSHAFNEQSLDAIRERTTDGDRTFEGVFSRSAIDALAEDSGLRRRLASLLDAEGVAVRIHEDGIPAAVTIADDRVHMLLRDESGVLRASIDTDDPAVRSWASDAFDRYWRAASPLDADEFAP; the protein is encoded by the coding sequence ATGGAATCCGCGCTGGAGGAAATCGAGTTCCTCGCGCTCTCGCCGAATCGGGTCGAAGTGCTGGAACTCCTCGCGGCCGACCGGCGCACCCGGGGCGACCTCGCGGCGGCCACCGGCGCCTCGCAGGCGACGCTCGGCCGGATTCTGAGCGACTTCGAGGACCGCTCGTGGGTCAGACGCGAGGGCGGCGAGTACGCCGCGACCGCAACGGGCCGACTGGTCGCCGAGGGATTCACCGACCTACTGGCCGTCCTCCAAACGGAGAGCGAACTCCGGGAAATCGTGGAGTACCTGCCGACCGACGCGATGGAGTTCGACCTCGGTCGCCTCGCCGACGCCACCGTCACCCGCCCGAGTCAGACCCGACCGAACGCGCCGGTCCAGCGCGTCCTCGACCTGCTTCACGAGACCGAGGAGTGTCGAGTGTTCTCCCACGCGTTCAACGAGCAGAGCCTCGACGCGATTCGGGAGCGGACGACCGACGGCGACCGGACCTTCGAGGGGGTCTTCTCGCGGAGCGCCATCGACGCGCTCGCGGAGGACTCGGGGCTGCGGCGGCGACTGGCCTCGCTGCTCGACGCCGAGGGCGTAGCTGTTCGAATCCACGAGGACGGAATTCCCGCCGCGGTGACGATAGCCGACGACCGGGTCCACATGCTGTTGCGCGACGAGAGCGGCGTGCTCCGGGCGTCGATAGACACCGACGACCCGGCCGTTCGCTCGTGGGCGAGCGACGCGTTCGACCGCTACTGGCGGGCGGCGTCCCCCCTCGACGCCGACGAGTTCGCGCCGTGA
- a CDS encoding gluconate 2-dehydrogenase subunit 3 family protein, producing MELTRRDALVALAGGGAAVGTGAVLSGEFADATPFADDPAPEDRLDTLLAVAEVVYPSEVSGVEEFVRTYALGRVSDRPDYREGMVDALATLDEYARSWFDDDFRRLDAGAREKLLDQMGVDTASPSPEGADPDRVRYYLVNELLYALYTSPTGGKLVGIENPQGHPGGTGSYRRGPNGGGGTE from the coding sequence ATGGAACTGACCCGTCGGGACGCGCTGGTCGCACTCGCTGGCGGCGGTGCGGCGGTCGGCACGGGCGCGGTCCTCTCGGGGGAGTTCGCGGACGCGACGCCCTTCGCCGACGACCCCGCGCCGGAGGACCGACTGGACACCCTGCTCGCGGTCGCCGAGGTCGTCTACCCCTCCGAGGTCTCGGGCGTCGAGGAGTTCGTCCGGACCTACGCGCTCGGCCGGGTTTCCGACCGGCCCGACTACCGCGAGGGGATGGTCGACGCGCTCGCGACCCTCGACGAGTACGCCCGGTCGTGGTTCGACGACGACTTCCGACGACTCGACGCCGGGGCGCGCGAGAAACTACTGGACCAGATGGGCGTCGACACCGCGAGTCCGTCCCCCGAGGGCGCGGACCCGGACCGCGTGCGCTACTACCTCGTCAACGAACTGCTCTACGCGCTCTACACCTCGCCGACCGGCGGGAAACTGGTCGGCATCGAGAACCCGCAGGGCCACCCCGGCGGCACCGGAAGCTACCGGCGGGGGCCCAACGGAGGCGGAGGGACGGAATGA
- a CDS encoding GMC family oxidoreductase produces MTDGTPADRDRTPSERADVCVVGAGPAGALAAHRLAERGRDVVILEAGERFDFADRERRMERSIRPAHGPLSVWEMGGARDRFSSDGERFYPLNAARVKGVGGTTLHWQGMVMRLHESDFEAWPVDYADLRPYYAAAEKALGVAGADDNPYAPPREEPFPLPAFPPSHSDSIFAEACERLGVTMHSVPNARNSESYDGRSSCVGYGTCKPVCPSGAKYSADHHVEKAESEGARVVTRAPVQRLEHDGAGERVTAAVYATPDGRTHRQEAREFVLAAGGVEIPRLLLLSKSEQFPDGLANSSGAVGRYFMDHLFAGTGGTLDRETRQNHVGFLTSECHQFYDDPTRGTEGSAGGIPAWSKESGEPRPDSIKLEFLNYAGPSPVEMALTGDEFGDDLLDTLREGYGNAIAMGGLVGQRPRKENRIELDPSTTDDHGNPVPKIHWRLDARTKSSLRRANEIQRAILDELGVNISWTVGPENTGPAFHHMGTTRMGTDPAESVVNPRLRTHDLENLSIASSSVFRTSGALNPTLTIAALSLKAADHVDERL; encoded by the coding sequence ATGACCGACGGCACGCCGGCCGACCGCGACCGAACGCCGTCCGAGCGCGCGGACGTGTGCGTGGTCGGGGCCGGTCCCGCCGGCGCGCTCGCGGCCCACCGCCTCGCCGAACGCGGCCGCGACGTGGTGATTCTGGAGGCCGGGGAGCGCTTCGACTTCGCGGACCGCGAGCGCCGCATGGAGCGGTCGATTCGCCCGGCCCACGGCCCGCTGTCGGTCTGGGAGATGGGCGGCGCGCGCGACCGCTTTTCCTCCGACGGCGAGCGGTTCTACCCCCTGAACGCCGCTCGCGTCAAGGGCGTCGGCGGCACCACGCTCCACTGGCAGGGGATGGTGATGCGCCTCCACGAGTCGGACTTCGAGGCGTGGCCCGTCGACTACGCGGACCTCCGGCCCTACTACGCCGCGGCCGAGAAAGCGCTCGGCGTCGCGGGCGCGGACGACAACCCCTACGCTCCGCCGCGCGAGGAACCGTTTCCGCTGCCGGCCTTCCCGCCCTCCCACAGCGACTCCATCTTCGCCGAGGCGTGCGAGCGCCTCGGCGTGACGATGCACTCGGTCCCCAACGCGCGCAACTCGGAGAGTTACGACGGCCGGAGTTCGTGCGTCGGCTACGGCACCTGCAAGCCGGTCTGCCCCTCGGGCGCGAAGTACTCGGCCGACCACCACGTCGAGAAGGCCGAATCGGAGGGCGCGCGAGTCGTCACCCGCGCGCCGGTCCAGCGCCTCGAACACGACGGCGCGGGAGAACGCGTGACGGCGGCGGTTTACGCCACGCCCGACGGCCGGACCCACCGACAGGAGGCCCGCGAGTTCGTCCTCGCGGCGGGCGGGGTCGAGATTCCGCGCCTCCTGTTGCTCTCGAAGTCCGAGCAGTTCCCCGACGGTCTGGCGAACTCCTCGGGCGCGGTCGGTCGGTACTTCATGGACCACCTGTTCGCCGGGACGGGCGGCACGCTGGACCGCGAGACCCGCCAGAACCACGTCGGGTTCCTCACCAGCGAGTGCCACCAGTTCTACGACGACCCGACGAGGGGGACCGAGGGGAGCGCGGGCGGGATTCCGGCGTGGTCGAAAGAAAGCGGGGAACCGAGGCCCGACAGCATCAAACTGGAGTTCCTGAACTACGCCGGCCCCTCGCCGGTCGAGATGGCGCTCACCGGCGACGAGTTCGGAGACGACCTGCTCGACACCCTTCGCGAGGGCTACGGGAACGCCATCGCGATGGGCGGACTGGTCGGCCAGCGACCCCGGAAGGAGAACCGCATCGAACTCGACCCCTCGACCACCGACGACCACGGGAACCCGGTGCCGAAGATTCACTGGCGCTTAGACGCCCGGACGAAGTCCTCGCTCCGGCGCGCGAACGAGATTCAGCGCGCGATTCTGGACGAACTGGGCGTCAATATCTCGTGGACGGTCGGCCCGGAGAACACGGGGCCCGCGTTCCACCACATGGGCACGACCCGCATGGGGACCGACCCGGCCGAGAGCGTGGTGAACCCGCGGCTTCGGACCCACGACTTGGAGAACCTCTCGATAGCGTCGAGTAGCGTCTTCAGGACCAGCGGGGCGCTGAACCCGACGCTGACCATCGCGGCGCTCTCGCTGAAGGCGGCCGACCACGTGGACGAACGATTGTAA
- a CDS encoding isopentenyl phosphate kinase, giving the protein MTASDAPTTVLKLGGSVITDKDRPEALDGPALDRAADAVADALSAGEVSDLVLVHGGGSFGHYHASEHGVSKTEGSGEARAAVEIHGAMKTLDDFVLARLHDRDVPAVPVHPFSAAYRDEAAALSLMTEQVETMLGEGFVPVLHGDVVAHAGEGVTILSGDEAVTAVATGIDADRVGFCSTVPGVLDDDEAVIPEIESYDEVAPFLGESDATDVTGGMAGKVRTLLDLGAPATIFGPDALREFLAGEDPGTRIDGR; this is encoded by the coding sequence ATGACGGCGAGCGACGCCCCGACGACCGTCCTCAAACTCGGCGGGAGCGTGATTACGGACAAGGACCGCCCCGAGGCGCTTGACGGCCCGGCGCTCGACCGCGCGGCCGACGCCGTCGCCGACGCGCTCTCGGCGGGCGAGGTGTCTGACCTCGTCCTCGTCCACGGCGGCGGAAGCTTCGGCCACTATCACGCCAGCGAACACGGCGTCTCGAAGACCGAGGGGTCGGGCGAGGCCCGGGCGGCGGTCGAAATCCACGGCGCGATGAAGACGCTCGACGACTTCGTCCTCGCGCGCCTCCACGACCGCGACGTGCCCGCGGTCCCGGTCCACCCCTTCTCGGCGGCCTACCGCGACGAGGCGGCCGCGCTGTCGCTGATGACCGAGCAGGTCGAGACGATGCTCGGCGAGGGGTTCGTGCCGGTCCTCCACGGCGACGTGGTGGCCCACGCCGGCGAGGGCGTGACCATCCTCTCGGGCGACGAGGCCGTCACGGCCGTCGCGACCGGCATCGACGCCGACCGCGTGGGCTTCTGCTCGACGGTCCCCGGCGTGCTGGACGACGACGAGGCGGTGATTCCGGAAATCGAGTCCTACGACGAGGTGGCCCCGTTCCTCGGCGAGAGCGACGCGACCGACGTGACCGGCGGGATGGCCGGGAAGGTCCGGACCCTGCTGGACCTCGGCGCGCCCGCGACCATCTTCGGTCCCGACGCACTTCGCGAGTTCCTCGCTGGCGAGGACCCCGGCACGCGAATCGACGGGCGGTGA
- the mvk gene encoding mevalonate kinase, producing the protein MVVSSAPGKVYLFGEHAVVYGEPAVPCAIERRARVSAEARDDDRIRVHAEDLSLNGFTVEYSDSSDGAPDVDAAESLVQAGIGYIDAAVEQARDAAGEPDAGFDITVESEIPLGAGLGSSAAVTTAGIDAGTRELGVELSAEEIAERAYRAELEVQNGEASRADTFCSATGGAVRVEGDDCRGIDAPDLPFVIGFDGGAGDTGELVAGVRALREEYDFAADTVEGIGDIVRSGERALAAGDVEELGDLMNFNHGLLEALGVSSRSLDQMVWAARDAGAYGAKLTGAGGGGCIVALDPTESTETALRYTPGCEDAFRAELDTDGVRVEER; encoded by the coding sequence ATGGTCGTTTCGAGCGCTCCGGGCAAGGTCTACCTGTTCGGAGAACACGCGGTCGTCTACGGCGAACCGGCGGTCCCCTGCGCCATCGAGCGCCGAGCGCGGGTGTCCGCCGAGGCCCGCGACGACGACCGCATCCGAGTCCACGCCGAGGACCTGAGTCTGAACGGGTTCACGGTCGAGTACAGCGACAGCAGCGACGGCGCACCCGACGTGGACGCGGCCGAGTCGCTGGTTCAGGCCGGAATCGGGTACATCGACGCCGCGGTCGAGCAGGCCCGCGACGCCGCGGGCGAACCCGACGCCGGCTTCGACATCACCGTCGAGAGCGAGATTCCGCTCGGCGCGGGTCTGGGTTCGTCGGCCGCGGTCACGACCGCGGGCATCGACGCCGGGACCCGCGAGTTGGGCGTCGAGTTGAGCGCCGAGGAAATCGCCGAGCGCGCGTACCGGGCCGAACTGGAGGTCCAGAACGGCGAGGCGTCGCGCGCCGACACGTTCTGCTCGGCGACGGGCGGCGCGGTCCGGGTCGAGGGCGACGACTGCCGGGGAATCGACGCGCCGGACCTGCCGTTCGTCATCGGGTTCGACGGCGGCGCGGGCGACACCGGCGAACTCGTCGCGGGCGTCCGGGCGCTCCGCGAGGAGTACGACTTCGCGGCCGACACCGTCGAGGGAATCGGCGACATCGTGCGCTCGGGCGAGCGCGCTCTCGCGGCGGGCGACGTGGAAGAACTGGGCGACCTCATGAACTTCAACCACGGTCTGCTCGAAGCGCTCGGCGTCTCCTCGCGGTCGCTCGACCAGATGGTCTGGGCGGCCCGCGACGCCGGCGCGTACGGGGCCAAACTGACGGGCGCGGGCGGCGGCGGGTGCATCGTAGCGCTCGACCCGACCGAGAGCACCGAGACCGCGCTCCGGTACACGCCCGGTTGCGAGGACGCCTTCCGCGCTGAGTTGGACACCGACGGCGTCCGCGTGGAGGAACGATGA
- a CDS encoding alpha/beta fold hydrolase: protein MKLRKLAAGVAGGLGAAALGNRLLSWKSGDLRPALEGDQRTYRWRGFDVAYTEAGDPDDPDVLLLHGVHAAASNKEFDQIFDQLAKTHHVVAPDLPGFGRSDRPPLTYSAALYTAFVTDFAEDMTDDATCVATSLSGAYATLAQHQSGAFSRLVLVAPTGDTGPRRTWLRSVFRSPVLGQGLFNLLTSKRSLHFFDNREAYSTEASYTERDVDYQWETSHQPGARFAPASFVSGYLDPDVDLGEELARLDVPVTIIWGRDATVSPLEKGEQLAERADAKLVVFDEAKLLPHAEHPGPFLDVLLDELTEEEREAEPGAET from the coding sequence ATGAAGCTACGAAAGCTCGCGGCCGGAGTCGCCGGCGGTCTCGGAGCCGCCGCGCTCGGCAATCGACTGCTCTCGTGGAAGTCCGGCGACCTCCGCCCCGCGCTGGAGGGCGACCAGCGCACCTACCGCTGGCGGGGGTTCGACGTCGCCTACACCGAGGCCGGCGACCCCGACGACCCCGACGTGCTGCTCCTCCACGGGGTCCACGCGGCGGCCTCGAACAAGGAGTTCGACCAGATATTCGACCAACTCGCCAAGACCCACCACGTCGTCGCGCCCGACCTGCCCGGGTTCGGGCGCTCGGACCGGCCGCCGCTGACCTACTCCGCGGCGCTCTACACCGCGTTCGTCACCGACTTCGCCGAAGACATGACCGATGACGCGACCTGCGTGGCCACGTCGCTGTCCGGCGCCTACGCGACCTTGGCCCAGCACCAGTCGGGCGCGTTCTCCCGACTCGTGCTGGTCGCGCCGACCGGCGACACCGGGCCGCGCCGGACGTGGCTCCGGTCGGTGTTCCGGTCGCCCGTACTCGGACAGGGCCTGTTCAACCTGCTGACCAGCAAGCGGTCGCTCCACTTCTTCGACAACCGGGAGGCGTACTCGACGGAGGCCTCGTACACCGAGCGCGACGTGGACTACCAGTGGGAGACCTCCCACCAACCCGGCGCGCGGTTCGCGCCCGCCTCGTTCGTCTCGGGCTATCTCGACCCCGACGTGGACTTGGGCGAGGAACTCGCGCGGCTAGACGTCCCCGTCACCATCATCTGGGGCCGCGACGCCACGGTTTCGCCGCTGGAAAAGGGCGAGCAACTGGCAGAGCGCGCCGACGCGAAACTGGTCGTGTTCGACGAGGCGAAACTCCTCCCCCACGCCGAGCATCCCGGTCCCTTCCTCGACGTCCTGCTCGACGAATTGACCGAGGAGGAACGCGAGGCCGAACCCGGCGCCGAGACGTAG
- a CDS encoding S1C family serine protease, translating into MVRRYELTLLLVVATVAVAPVAALGAATPTDSRVGASPSVGSGGQAYQQSGAASCDYSRLYNQTIDSVVQIQAGQGSGSGFVFDVASANGTSYVVTNQHVVNQTSNVGVRFARGETRPGAVIGATQAADLAVVRVNSTPEYVESLPVANATPNPGDRVAAIGSPFGLETSITSGIVSGVNRTSPVGFPLPNSIQTDAPINPGNSGGPLVACDTGAVVGVNQAGGGDNIGFAIGASIVEQIVPALIQDGEYAYPFLGVQGVTLTRPLAEANDLNVTEGVYVVDTVEGTPAAEALQGATDSTVVNGQRIPVGGDVIVGIGGQSVSSREDLLSYLFTQTQPGDTVQVTVLRDGARQTVNVTLAERPKQNQQ; encoded by the coding sequence ATGGTGAGGAGATACGAACTGACGCTGCTTCTCGTCGTCGCCACCGTCGCGGTCGCCCCGGTGGCGGCGCTCGGCGCAGCGACGCCGACGGACAGTCGCGTGGGGGCGAGTCCGTCCGTCGGAAGCGGGGGACAGGCATACCAACAATCGGGGGCCGCGAGTTGCGACTACTCGCGACTGTACAACCAGACGATAGACTCGGTCGTGCAGATTCAGGCCGGGCAGGGGAGCGGTTCCGGATTCGTCTTCGACGTCGCGTCGGCCAACGGGACGAGTTACGTCGTCACCAACCAGCACGTCGTCAACCAGACGTCGAACGTGGGCGTCCGGTTCGCCCGCGGAGAGACTCGTCCGGGCGCCGTGATCGGGGCCACCCAGGCCGCCGACCTCGCGGTCGTCCGCGTGAACAGCACGCCGGAGTACGTCGAGTCGCTCCCCGTCGCGAACGCGACGCCGAATCCGGGCGACCGAGTCGCCGCTATCGGGAGTCCGTTCGGTCTGGAGACGTCCATCACCTCGGGCATCGTCAGCGGGGTCAACCGAACGTCGCCGGTCGGGTTCCCGCTGCCGAACTCCATCCAGACCGACGCGCCCATCAACCCCGGGAACAGCGGCGGACCGCTCGTCGCGTGCGACACCGGGGCCGTGGTCGGCGTGAATCAGGCCGGTGGCGGTGATAACATCGGGTTCGCCATCGGCGCGTCCATCGTCGAGCAAATCGTGCCCGCGCTCATCCAAGACGGCGAGTACGCCTATCCGTTCCTCGGGGTGCAGGGAGTCACGCTCACTCGCCCGCTCGCCGAGGCGAACGACCTCAACGTGACCGAGGGCGTCTACGTGGTGGACACCGTCGAGGGAACGCCCGCCGCCGAGGCGCTACAGGGCGCGACCGACAGTACCGTCGTGAACGGTCAGCGGATTCCGGTCGGCGGCGACGTCATCGTCGGCATCGGGGGCCAGAGCGTCTCGTCGCGCGAGGACCTGCTGTCGTACCTGTTCACCCAGACCCAACCGGGGGACACGGTGCAAGTGACGGTCCTCCGAGACGGGGCCCGACAGACGGTCAACGTCACGCTCGCGGAGCGCCCGAAACAGAACCAGCAGTAG
- a CDS encoding Zn-ribbon domain-containing OB-fold protein — protein MSDESGEADRVRDEGFDDFLDAIESGEGFYLECPEGHGSLPPRRVCPHCGATDLEHVALPETGEIETYTTVHVAAPEFADDAPYVTAVADFGAVRLTGQLRELDAGELDVGTEVTVGIGESETADERVLAFRPR, from the coding sequence ATGAGCGACGAGAGCGGCGAGGCCGACCGGGTCCGCGACGAGGGCTTCGACGACTTCCTCGACGCTATCGAGTCGGGCGAGGGCTTCTACCTCGAATGTCCGGAGGGTCACGGCTCGCTCCCGCCGCGTCGGGTCTGTCCCCACTGCGGCGCGACCGACCTCGAACACGTCGCCCTGCCCGAGACCGGCGAAATCGAGACGTACACCACGGTCCACGTCGCCGCGCCCGAGTTCGCCGACGACGCGCCCTACGTCACCGCCGTCGCCGACTTCGGTGCGGTTCGGTTGACCGGTCAGCTTCGAGAACTGGACGCCGGAGAACTCGACGTCGGAACCGAAGTCACCGTCGGAATCGGCGAGAGCGAGACGGCGGACGAGCGCGTGTTGGCGTTCCGGCCGCGCTGA
- a CDS encoding thiolase C-terminal domain-containing protein translates to MTGVRVAGVGLTHFGKHPERTGRDLFAEASQRAFEDAGVPRADVEQLNYGNFMGELSEHQGHQGPLMAEAAGLTAPATRYESACASSGVAVREAVKDIRNGEADVTLVGGAERMNNLGTAGTTEALAIAADDLYEVRAGMTFPAAYALMARAYFDKYGGSGEDLAEIAVKNHDNALDNEFAQFQRAITVEDALDAPTIADPLGLYDACPITDGASAAVLVSDEYAEEHDLDAPVSVTGTGQGGDKMALQDRQFLARTPAAERAAEEAYDDAGIGPRDVSVAEVHDCFTIAEVLALEALDFYAPGEGIGAAARGETTRDGDRPVNLSGGLKAKGHPVGATGTSQVVEMTRLLRGDHPNSDAVPGPVGVTHNAGGTVASTTVHVLEVEE, encoded by the coding sequence ATGACAGGCGTACGAGTCGCGGGGGTCGGACTCACCCACTTCGGCAAGCACCCCGAGCGGACCGGCCGGGACCTCTTCGCCGAGGCGAGTCAGCGCGCGTTCGAGGACGCGGGGGTCCCCCGCGCGGACGTGGAGCAGTTGAACTACGGCAACTTCATGGGCGAACTCAGCGAACATCAGGGCCATCAGGGGCCGCTGATGGCCGAGGCCGCGGGGCTGACCGCTCCGGCGACGCGCTACGAGAGCGCGTGCGCCTCCTCGGGCGTGGCGGTCCGCGAGGCCGTCAAGGACATCCGAAACGGCGAGGCCGACGTGACGCTCGTCGGCGGGGCCGAGCGCATGAACAACCTCGGCACCGCGGGGACGACCGAGGCCCTCGCGATAGCGGCCGACGACCTCTACGAGGTCCGGGCGGGCATGACCTTCCCGGCGGCCTACGCGCTGATGGCCCGCGCGTACTTCGACAAGTACGGCGGGAGCGGGGAGGACCTCGCCGAAATCGCGGTCAAGAACCACGACAACGCGCTCGACAACGAGTTCGCGCAGTTCCAGCGAGCCATCACGGTCGAGGACGCCCTCGACGCGCCGACCATCGCCGACCCGCTCGGACTCTACGACGCCTGCCCCATCACCGACGGGGCGAGCGCGGCGGTCCTCGTCAGCGACGAGTACGCCGAAGAACACGACCTCGACGCGCCGGTCTCGGTCACGGGAACCGGGCAGGGCGGCGACAAGATGGCCCTGCAGGACAGGCAGTTCCTCGCCCGCACGCCCGCGGCAGAGCGCGCCGCCGAGGAGGCATACGACGACGCCGGAATCGGCCCGCGGGACGTGTCGGTCGCGGAGGTCCACGACTGCTTCACCATCGCGGAGGTCCTCGCGCTCGAAGCCCTCGACTTCTACGCGCCGGGCGAGGGAATCGGCGCGGCCGCCCGCGGCGAGACCACCCGCGACGGCGACCGGCCGGTCAACCTCTCGGGCGGCCTGAAGGCCAAGGGCCACCCGGTCGGCGCGACCGGCACCAGTCAGGTCGTGGAGATGACCAGACTGCTCCGGGGCGACCACCCCAACAGCGACGCCGTGCCCGGGCCCGTCGGCGTGACCCACAATGCGGGCGGTACGGTGGCTAGTACCACAGTCCACGTGCTGGAGGTGGAAGAATGA
- the purD gene encoding phosphoribosylamine--glycine ligase encodes MSETVLLVGGGGREHAIARALGESDADLYACAGNRNPGIAALAEEFETLETTNPKAVVSYAEDVGATLAVVGPEGPLAAGVADALDDAGIYAFGPNEAEARIETDKAFQRRFMRENDVPGCPDFETFDDLEAACEYIDEYDGDLAVKPAGLTGGKGVRVIGDQVTAEEAKAYLRDSDYDRVVLEERLVGEEFTVQAFVANGDLRVTPAVQDHKRAYEGDEGPNTGGMGSYSDSGLALPFMAEEDYREAVDVLEATVDALDDYKGVLYGQFMLTADGVKVVEFNARFGDPEAMNTLPVLNTDFLDVLVAARESDSLPELSFAPKATVCKYAVPEGYPTDPEAGAKVEIDEDSVARNVTEGSSAETRDSAGDALLFYASVDEREDGIYTTTSRAFAVVGVADTITDAEEIAEDALGVAGEEGLDVRHDIGKPDLVQRRVDHVNELRGE; translated from the coding sequence ATGAGCGAAACAGTCCTGCTGGTCGGCGGCGGCGGGCGCGAACACGCCATCGCCCGCGCGCTCGGAGAGAGCGACGCAGACCTCTACGCCTGCGCTGGCAACCGCAACCCCGGAATCGCGGCGCTCGCCGAAGAGTTCGAGACGCTGGAGACGACCAACCCGAAGGCGGTCGTCTCCTACGCCGAGGACGTGGGCGCGACCCTCGCAGTCGTCGGCCCGGAGGGTCCGCTCGCGGCCGGCGTCGCCGACGCGCTGGACGACGCCGGAATCTACGCCTTCGGCCCGAACGAGGCCGAGGCCCGCATCGAGACAGACAAGGCGTTCCAGCGGCGGTTCATGCGCGAGAACGACGTTCCGGGCTGTCCGGACTTCGAGACGTTCGACGACCTCGAAGCGGCCTGCGAGTACATCGACGAGTACGACGGCGACCTCGCGGTGAAACCCGCCGGACTCACCGGCGGGAAGGGCGTCCGGGTCATCGGCGACCAAGTGACGGCCGAGGAGGCCAAGGCCTACCTCCGGGACTCCGACTACGACCGCGTGGTTCTCGAAGAGCGACTGGTCGGCGAGGAGTTCACCGTCCAAGCGTTCGTGGCCAACGGCGACCTGCGCGTGACCCCCGCGGTGCAGGACCACAAGCGCGCCTACGAGGGCGACGAGGGACCGAACACCGGCGGGATGGGCAGTTACAGCGATTCGGGACTCGCGCTCCCGTTCATGGCCGAAGAAGACTACCGCGAGGCCGTCGACGTGCTGGAAGCCACCGTCGATGCGCTGGACGACTACAAGGGCGTCCTCTACGGCCAGTTCATGCTGACCGCCGACGGCGTGAAGGTCGTGGAGTTCAACGCCCGCTTCGGCGACCCCGAAGCGATGAACACCCTGCCGGTGCTGAACACCGACTTCCTCGACGTGCTGGTCGCGGCCCGCGAGAGCGACTCGCTCCCCGAACTCTCGTTCGCACCGAAGGCGACGGTCTGCAAGTACGCCGTGCCCGAAGGTTACCCGACCGACCCCGAGGCCGGCGCGAAGGTCGAAATCGACGAAGACAGCGTGGCGCGAAACGTCACGGAAGGGTCGAGCGCGGAGACGCGAGACAGCGCGGGTGACGCGCTCCTGTTCTACGCCAGCGTGGACGAGCGCGAGGACGGCATCTACACGACTACCTCCCGCGCGTTCGCCGTGGTCGGCGTGGCCGACACCATCACCGACGCCGAGGAAATCGCCGAGGACGCCCTCGGAGTCGCCGGCGAGGAGGGACTCGACGTGCGCCACGACATCGGGAAACCCGACCTCGTCCAACGGCGCGTCGACCACGTGAACGAACTCCGCGGCGAGTAG
- a CDS encoding DUF7344 domain-containing protein, whose protein sequence is MSLTDEGDSRSLTPDTAFDLLGDGERRRALAALREFDDAVSLDRLAEATAARLEGTTPDDVATDQCERTAAMLHHAHLPRLEDADVVSYDPMSGEVELTEVGEELDPYFEVMEEYRESVPSE, encoded by the coding sequence ATGTCTCTGACCGACGAAGGCGACTCTCGGTCGCTGACGCCCGACACGGCCTTCGACCTGCTCGGCGACGGCGAGCGACGGCGGGCGCTGGCGGCCCTCCGGGAGTTCGACGACGCGGTGAGTCTCGACCGACTCGCGGAGGCGACCGCGGCCCGACTCGAAGGTACGACGCCGGACGACGTGGCGACCGACCAGTGCGAGCGAACCGCGGCGATGCTCCACCACGCCCACCTCCCCCGACTCGAAGACGCCGACGTGGTGTCCTACGACCCGATGTCCGGCGAGGTCGAACTGACCGAGGTGGGCGAGGAGTTAGACCCGTACTTCGAGGTGATGGAGGAGTACCGCGAGTCGGTCCCGTCGGAGTAG